The window ACAACTGAAAGTTTGAAGAACCTTCAACGCCTTAACGTGATTACATTTTTACAAACCAGAGATATACAATTTCCTAAAGAAATATACAGTGGAGGAAAGCTGAAACTTCAATTGGGGATGAGAACGTATATTGAAACACAGGTATGAAGAGAATATCAACCTGAAAATGCATATTAAACACTGGTACAcctgagaaaagaaagaatcaagcatatgaaagggggaaaaaacaattaaaataaagaattcTATGAATGAGAAAGCTATCATATATTGTATAAATGGCGTGCTTCAAATGTATAAAAGGTACCCTACTAATTCACTAATTGTTACTTCATATCTGTACtgaattttaattattcaaGTAGGTAACATATTCatagaagcaaaaaaaaataatggtcaTAAACTATGTAGAGATGATTTATTGAGAAGAGAAAACTACACGTAAGTttggcattaaaaaaaaaaccagtaacCAACCCAGCACGaagataaaataagggaaaactGACCTGTTCATACTCAGGAAAAGATATCCATTCAGGACAACTGTTGCCACAAATCTTTTTCAGATCATCTCTGCTAAGGGATGCAAGAAGTTTTATATCAACGGCCTGGTGATGACAGGAAATATGACCAATGGCATCAAGAATGTTTTACAACAATCGtgcaaaataataattttattcaATCATCATTAATAATTGTATGGTTGAAGAGAAACATCAGAAAGCTTGAATATTTTCACAAAGTACCCCCaagaaaaaaacccaataaCATAGCTGCATTAAATGTTCAGCATCAATTAAGGGAATGCTAAAGCTTGAAAATATCTATCCCGACGCAATAGGTTAATGAACCTTTCCATAGATATATTTCCCCATGGAAAGAAGTGGTTCGAAGTTGCCATAGataaagaatgaagaaaatacaCAACATGAGAATAAGTTGAAAGTATCAGTTAAAAGGTAAACTTGGATGGCCGGACGGGTCACAATTCCATAACAAGCATTTGAATCTAGTATCTACAGGCCAAGAACTATATAAGCAATAAATAGTCCACTATTTTGCATCAAGCAAATGAAGGAATTTGGAACCAAATTTGAGAACCCCAAAGAAACCAAGTGTAAGTTCTACCAGACATTTCATGTCATTTCGAAAATAGGTGACATGCAAACTAAGAATCTAAAAGGGCAGAGGAAGATTAAAAGACTACAGTCAGCCTATAGAGAAATACTATAACAAAGGACCGACCTGGCCCAACAATACATATACAGTTCATACAATGAAAAAACTCAATAGATTTACATTTAAACAGAGTAGTATAAGCATCATTTGCAGGTCCTTTGTAATGGTTCTTTTAAGGACCCGACATTGCCAAATTCAAATCAGTCTCAAACATCACAATATTGAGAACCTCAAACCATTCAATCTCATAAGCGAGAATTGCGTCAAGTGTGTAACCAAAATAGAATTCGACTACTTGGAGGAACAACTGAAAACGCAATTTTCAAGCAATTCCCTTTGAAATTACGAGAACTTTGAAGGaatttggaaaagaaaagaaatggcaCCTTGGAGATACGTTGGGAGCTGCGGTACCTCATCATGTGACGCCAGCCAACCATCAAAGCGATGCCTACAACCATCCCCATTAGAATTGCAGAAATCAAACCCATCTTTCTCAGATGTTTAAACAGAACTCTCGAACAAAAGTAGCAGTAGAATCGAATTCCATAGACACAGGAAAGAAGTAGAGAATCTCTATCTCAGAGATTAAGACCACATcgtcagaagaagaagaagaagaaatcaagggaGAAGAAACAAAGTAAAATGAGGATCATGGAGGAAGGAACAAAAACTGAAACAATCAGTCACGCTCCACTTCAGTTCCTTCTGCAAATTGAAGTATTGCCATTGCATTTACTCCAGAGAGAGTGCGTCaagaagtgaaatcaaatgctACTTAATATATATCCTACAGTGGACACTtcaatccattaattaattaaataattgctACTTAAATTACATGTCCGTTCGGTTcggtttgttttgtttgtttctttctattcttctttATCTAGTATCTACTACTTGTCTTCTCACTACCAGAAAAAAACAATCTACTACTTGTCTTCTTCTGCcctttttattgatgattagTTCACTATTTATCCTTAAGTGGAGGCCGTTGATGCCTTGACTCTCCAATTTCCAGTCATCCACTTTCCTCTCATACGCTTTTCCAaatgatttcctccaacaacGACGTGTGCCACCCCACCTGTCATGGTTCGAACTTGGAAGATCAGGTTTTTCAttcctttaaataaaaaataaaataaaaaaatctcgaTTTTGTGGATTGAGCTCCTCCTCTAGGGAGCCCAACGCCCAAAGAGTgctcagggggcatccagctgTTGGATTGTACCGCACACATCTCAATAGTTGATTGGACGTGCGATGAGATATGTGCGGCATAACCCAGCCCTTGGTTGCCCCCTAGGGCACTCATTGGGAgttgggctccctagagaggagttGGATCCTGATTTTGTCTACTCAAGAGCATACGGAGCATTGGTTGCACCAAACACATGGGGCGGGGTGGTGGCGTCAGGGGGTGAGCCGGTCATTATGCTCACTCAATGTCTCTGGGTGTTCCTGTGCCTCCGGTACAAAGAACATTATTCAAAAAACAAGACACATGAAATTTAGTTAGGAGTCATGAAGGCTCGCATCACTCACCTAGGTTTAAGAAATTATTAGACCAAATTTGAATCGGAGTGAAAAAATTTTCTCTACTATTTCCCAATTCGAAGAGAATGGTCTACGTCAACGCTATCATgtttctatctctttcctcttcaaaatttttgtttcctaaaaaaaaaaaaaaaaaaaaaggatttttataattactcaccccaaaaactttgatatctactattacccccttAAAAACTTTCATACAACTACTACCTTCTCCTATTacatactaataactaattggcccccaccgttacattctCATAACGGAGAGGGTTAGTCGTGAAAGTGCGCCGTTGTCACGAATTTTCTAGGAGCAAAATGCCTTTTTGGGGTAGTAATTGTAAAATACCCCCACTCAATCACCaacccttctcctcctcctccttctccttcttcttctccttcttcttcttcttcttccatggcaTCGGTTGCAGAGAAGACGGTGTAGACTAGGACGAAGGTACCAACGATCTCAGCACCAAGACCATCACCCTTTGTGTAGCCATGGCTGACTTCGTTGGCTCCACCACCCAACATCTGGTATTGAGTCTTTTGGAAGCCTTCACAACACCGGCACCACAGATGGCTCCAAGACATTGCATCACCATGTAGAATAGTGCCCTGGTCAAAGATAGCTTCCTTGCCAAGAATAAACCGAAGGTCATAGCTAGGTTGATGTGTCCTCCTGCACCCACAACATCCATCAAACTCTAATATTTCAggaacaaatcaagaacaaaacaAACCCTGAAAGAAATTGTATAAATCAAGAGCAAAacaaacccataaaagaaatCAACCGAAACTGGGAAAttaaaggagagaagagataatgaatgaaatttttaatgAGTTGTTTATGGTGCCAGATTGGTAACATAGAAATGGTCGTGTGACCTCTTCCTctatctcatttcttcttcatttctggTTTCTCCCTTGTTTCTGGTGGTAAGAGTAGGTCCTGTTTTCGGCCTTCATTATCTCCTCTCCTTTATTTTCTCCGTGTTGTTAGGGTTGAAAGAGCCCTTTGAAACAGTAAAACCCCCATCCATTCGGCTTTCCTATTGTGAGTAAACCCATAAATCAGATCTGGTCTGAAACCCTTCCACCTGGAATTACTTACGGAGTTTGGGttgtcttcctttctctccGATTGGACTGTTGAAGATTAGCATTCAGAAGGAATCATCATCACCAACATCTCCTTCAGTTTCTGGTCCATCGAAGCCTTCCTGAGAGAGCTCTCCCACCATcactcttctttccctttccactGTTGTGTTTCCAGAGGTAGGAGACGACCTCTCCAAACCACCTATTCCACGATTATTTTGTGCTTCCATATGTATCAAGGTTTGACAGTTGAAGGACCAGAGAaagagcagagaagaagaaggagcatAAAAGAAGTTATTTGCACAGATGGTCGCTGCCGGAGCAAGAGGTGTTCGTCGGAGAAGGAAGTCGTCATGGAGCAAGGAGGTGTTCGCCGGAGAAGGAAGCCGAcgatgttctagtgaagaggaagtgaagaggaagggtttggatgaagggcattttgatccGATATATTTCGTGACAACAGTGAAGTATCATTACTAACCTCCTCCATTATGGGTTTGTAACGGTGGGGTCACTAGTCATTAACATGCAACAGaggagggtaacagttgtttgaaagtttttgagAGGGATAATAGTAGATAGGAAAGATTTGAGAGTGATAAttataaaaatcctaaaaaaaaattagaataaaacATGACTTGCCCAACTCCAAGTCTTTGAAAGGACAATTCAATtcaaaaaacctagttttccaactatgctacCTATATTGTTTTTTGTCCTTATAGTCATGTTTGCTTGTCCCTAAAATGcttttcaacaaaattttctCCCTATATAAGTCGATTAGTAGCATTGTTTGAGTTCTAAACGAATCAGGTTGAAAAGGTAACGCTTAGTAGACTTTTGTGCTTGCACTATGAACCTTTTCAATCATGCTTGCCACTTTTCAATCCTGATGGATTGattatttcataaaatgataGTTGGATAGATTTAGAATCTCCCTGAAAGATATCCACAGCCAAATGACTATAGTGTATTGTTTTCCCCTTTCAGTTTTAAAGGTTCATATTAAATTTACCTTGGGTTCACTTCttgcattcattttttttttaactgaaaaacaaaaagcataaaaatgattTCATCGATTGGATAAATTACGGCTCTTGGACATTATAATCACATATGGGAAGTcaaatttgtttaaaatttAACTAATGCATACGTTAACGGTTACAATATACTaataaggctacgtttggttgcaaggggaattgaAGGGAAggtaagtgaaaattttcacacCTAATAAAGTTGTAATGATTACctcatgtgattgtataaactacttaaattccTTACCATATTTaatgatgatatattttatatgtaaaatttattttacttattAAACCAAAGGAAATTGGATGGAACGTAAAATGAAGTTTAATACccaaatatagaatgatttggatttagtgatatagtcacatggggtaataatgattacaaaaatttcttttttaatatgtATTCTTAGAATGAGTTCTaagtctagaatgcattcttagaatggaTTCTAAGTCAAATGCATTCTGAAGTTATAAAAACACAGTTTGGTATATGTTCCCatggatccaaatcctctaTGGCGCGGGCTGCCCCAACGGCCGTGCTGTGTAGACACAAGATGGTgggcaatgaccaccttacccccactcgggcaagacgctctaacaggggtaaggcgatcattgcgcaccgccttgtgtctgcgcagcatgGCCGTTGGGCAGCCCGcaccatagaggatctggattgatGTTCCCATTCCGAATCCTAGAATGGGGTTAAGATCGAGCCTTGTCTTGGAATGTGCCAATAAATGAGTGCGGATCTATAGAGCAATGGAGGCAACAGCCTTTTCGAAGCTTCTCTCAGCTcccttctctatctttatttcCAGTGACTAAAAAGCTCGATCACATTGCAATCCTCTGGTACTCTCTCTTTTAGATTCCAAGGTTGGCGCTTATGCAAAGAATCACTTGGATGAGAAGGCAAGCATCTTGGAAGTGGGAGATTACTCGGTCTTGACCAGATCATTAACTAAGaatgcagaggaggaagaaggagacgaGTAGAAGCAGAGAAACTATAAACTGATATCCTTTGTTTTGataggagagggagagggggaatATTTATAGTTATTAAAATCTTTTACAGACAAGAGATCTAACTAAGTCCATGAGACCAAATCCATAAAGATTTTCAATTCTAATTCTTCTAATTCTTACAGAACCTATTgctcaaattttttgaaaaaatcacACGATAGCAAAAAATATCAATTAGTTTCTACCTCGAGGTTATAATAGTAACACTTGTCCTCAACTTGAAGTATTGGTTTAAGACGTGATTTAGTGATGAGCCCACTCGAAAAAACCTTCCCCAGATACAATAGATTCCAAATATCATTCCAAACCCTCCTATccaatggattctgatgtgTATTCTGAAGAGTAAGAAGGTTGCAATAGTTTTGATGGAAAGGACACCGGATTTGGTATAGGGGTGAAAGATGGTCCATTAAAGGATTAGAACTAAGGGGGATAGTAgtgatttcaaattttcaattacTACAGATGGAGGGAAGAGATTAGATAATAAGCTTTGGTTCAAATAAAAAGccaaaaaacataatttttaatCACATCCCAGCATTGGTGCCTTAAAGGCTCCAAGCCTCCAATATTGAAAACAACAGATTTAATTTACCTTACAAGCACATTCCTCTGTTCCTCTTCCACCAAACacctctccttcccccccccccccccccccaaccccaaccccaaaattCCTATCTCCTCTTGTCTTTACTATGGTTTCAAATGCATTCTTGTTATAGAGTACCAAACAGCATTCTGCATTTTGAGAATAAGAATTCACATTCTCAAAGGGAAATGCAtcccaaacacagcctaaatttTAGCTGTAATCAAACTGACGCAATGCGTGTTTAGATTTTCCAAGATGTTGAAAATCCATGCGCCTTGGCAAGAAATCCAATAAGATGCCCAAGTTAACAGTGTAACcgtgaagaataataataataataccgTGATGTATAAACATATTCTCCCatttaaaagggaaaaattttTGGGaacaaaaatgcaaaaaaaaaaaatttcccacgCCACTCGCCGAATCGCCAGGCCAGTGGATGGTCTCAGGATCTAAGATAATCAGAACACAGAAGGGAAGGGAACACGGTCTGTCTCCTTCCACCAAAGTCAATCAAACTAGGGCAAACGCAGATAAAAGGGCGAGGATGAGGAGAACCGGAGAGCTGGAGAAGCTGAAGCCGCCATTGTAGAAGTTCTCTTGCTGGTTGGTTGGGGTCGAAGTTGAAGAAGACGGAGACTGAGCATCGGGGGACGGAGGCGCCACGTAAGGCGGTGGTGGGGGCTGGTTGAGACTAGGAGGTAGTCCTAGCCCGTGCTCCACTGTGATCTCGAATGCCATTCCTTTATGGCAATCCACGCCATCGTATGCATCGGAGAAATAGAAGTTGGATCCCTCCTGAGTCAACGGCACCGGCACCGTCAACGAATTCGCCGACGTATTCCCCCCACCGTACTGAAACGCATCTCCATCTGCTGCATCTTTGAAGTCACAGTTGTGGTAGACCGTCTGGTTATACGTCTGGATCACCGTCTGATTTCCATTCGTGTTGAAAACTGGAAAAATTAAACATAAAAATTGGAAATAATCAAACCAAGGTATCTAGTTGTTAAGATTTAAGAGAAGggggaaagaggggggggggggggcattggCTTACTGAGATAATCGCCGAGGTTAAAGGTCTGAGAAGCGGCCCACTTTGTGTAGTCGGTGGACGGGGACTTGTTGGTGGAATTGAAGAACCATCCAGAGTCGCCTCCGACGGTATGGTTAGTGTATTGAGTAGTTGCAGAAGCAGCTGCGGTTATCAGAAGGGCTAGGACCGCCAGATTCGCAATGGCCGGCACCTCCATTACTGTTCCCAACAACACTTCTCGGTGATAAAAAAGTATAGACTTTGTAAGTTTAGGTTGGATCTACGGATGATCCAATCAAAACACAGAGACGCTTGCATCTGATCCTCACATGCACAGACACAGACATTTAAATGTCGCTTTTTCAAAATGAGGTGGGTGAGCTGGCTTTCAAAATATTCtagtttttcgtttttttttttttgttttttaatgttattttaATGGGACAAAATGACAATACGAGTTTCCCGTCGGTCAATAATTCTCGTCTTGGGCAGCTGGCATTCTGAAGATTAAGAGCCCGTTTGCCAGGCCCAgccccaagcccaagcccaacaaGGGTAAAGGTAGTAGTTTCGATAACCATATGATCTAcaagttatttcttttcttagcatccaaacatagccgaATTGAATGAATAGAGTCCACAAgataggaaattttttttttttttggtaaagatggGAAATTTGTTATAGGGTTAAAGAACAGTAACAATATCATTATCTTTTAATAATGACATGATAATTTCTATAGATTTTTGTTACCATAAGAGCATCGACAGTTCCACACATAAACCCCCACAGTGAATATGCTATTTATCTCCCTTGCACCCTAGGcacactcactctctctctctctcatacacacTGATGATCCAATTTAAATCACCCAAACCGTTACCGATTTGCACCATTATCGACTTGGAAGACGAAACAACCAGCCAGCGCATGAAACCACCCATACGCTGATCCCCGACCAAGAagtgttggatttttaattgttttaaaattaaagattcaaaatacggTTTTGTTGGAGGGTTGAGTgctttcctaatagacacctaaatagccaataggtgcctattggaagacttgtttgagtggctaacaaacaagccttatgggaaaagacatgagttcggacatatctcttggagacatcccttagtggtgtctcttcctctcctatataaagagaggggtcttgctcattctccaacaattgcttttgaaattaattttagaagcatttttagtttttttccaCGTAATCGATTAGTGTCGATGagttagtgaatatagcctttggacaccctttgtaatcacatttggcgcaacctatgtgattagagagttgtttcatcttgaaggtatagatgcatggtcacCAGATTGCGgtggggcatctaaaaaccttaaggagagcatcgtttgatgcgactcaactctaccatttattgttcGGATTACACAAGAGGACGTGTATTGTTGACTCGGTGCGATACTATTTGTCATACCAATCagataagtcttgtatttattatttatttattgtttctagtcttatacttgctgcccaTGATATTTTAATCTTACaatcttaaggtttttagatgggTATAAGACTGTAGAATTGCTTGATTTCCTAtgtgaaaaaatttcttctatATTTATTGGGATTGAAAGGGAGAGCGTCTCTATTACATACACTGAACATAGCAAACAACACAAGTATTTGTGAAGTTTGATTTTTCACATGTATCATTCTCATTGGACATGAAATGCGAGTCAATGGCATTTACCCAAAAGCCTATGTGTGAAACGGTTGAAATCAACTTGGTTTGTGGTGGTTTTTCAAAAGAAAGAGGGTGCTTGATTGTTTCTTGTCTAAGAGAGAATCGGTAAAGTTATGTGGGCGTCGAGATGTATACTAGAATTATTGGAGGCGTGCCGGCTTATGTTCTTCCACGTTCAAGCTTCAATTCCAATCTCAACGGAAATGATGGAAACTCTAAATTACGATTCGGGCCCGCTTAGAATCGGCATAGAGGAGGCCGTTCAACGAAGATACGCTGTGCCGCCTTCAAATCAAGAAGGACTTCAGTAGACTTGTCGTGGAAAGGAATCAAGGAGGGAATTGGCGCTATCCTGCGCCGCCGTGTGCGATTGCTCACGGCAAAGGAGATTGATATCTTTGCTTATGTGGGAAGCGACCAGTCCCTCCTCTTGATTTGTGTTTGGCACAGCATTCGTGTGGACAGCCATATGAGAAGAAGTCGATTACGCTCGATCGGTAGTTCATGTATGCTTTACATGGGCAGCCTGTAATCGAAGATTGTGGAATGTGGGCGTCATAGTTGTGAGCAAATTTGCCACTTTTGGAATAGAGGTGGTGTTTAAATTCCTCTTTATTAGAGATATAAAAGGATGATCGGTTGATATGTGACTCTTTGTCATGACAACCGTTGGAATAATTGTAAAGGATGCATGGTTTCACACCTACACCAATTGGTCCTTTTGGTTTTATCAGTACACTATTCTTTGGTCTCACATGTTTGGGTTGACAAGTTTGGTCACCATGTGGTGTTGGTAAATCATAGCGTGTGTACCGTATCTAGTTGTCTTTGAGAAGTGCAATCACGaaggtttgattttcaatttcactaCAATTCTGTCTCCTAGAATGGATTAAGTTCACGATCTCTTGTCTTAATAAATGATTGGATTGTTTTTAATTCCAATGTGTTGCATTATGGTCATTGATAAAATGTTTCATGgaatttttgagtttttcttatTGGTTGTATGGGCATATTCTATGGGGTAGAAATTCCATAAGACTGACCAATTTTTGTTTAAGCGATCTTTGGCGGTTCAAACCATGTGGATTCGtctattggtttggtttgttgGCTTTTCAAGCCAATGGGTAATTAAGTTATTTGAGTTAGTTGATCGTAAGTCTCATTTATATGGATATTTGCAAGTATTTGTATGCATATAATATTGTGAACACGCAATCGGTATTGCTCGATTATTGTGTTACAagatgcaaatttttttttattgagagGGATCGTGATACTTTCACTTATGGGCCTAATGGACAACGTTATATGTCGGAAATTGATTTATTCAGCCCTTCAATATGTTGCATCATATGTTATCGGTAATTGGATGTTTAAGTTGAAGGCTTGGTTCTTATATTTGATATTAGATTGGATTATGGAAAGTCTATGTATGTATTGGCTAATAAAGCCATGTACTAGATTGACTACCTTAATTGGTTGTCTATTAAGACAAGTGACAATATATGATACATGTTGGTTGAATGCTTGTTCTATCAAGTATTTGTGCATgtaattatgtatatatatatatatatatatatatatatataagtgcaTGGTTTCATGATTGTTTATTGATAAGCTATAATTTGATATGCAAGTAAAGTTGCATGGTTGAATTAGTATGGAAGTGTGGGGGTCACGGTTCTCTCACAAGGACATTCTCATATTAATTTGGCTTATATCTCTAAaagtgataaacccaaaatgtGGGGTTATTATGAGAATGCGTGTATTCGTATGCAAagtctctcttttttcaaagagaTAGTTCAAGTAAAATGTTTGATTTCTACTTGGAAAGGAAGTCAAGTACATATGGAACGTATTTGAAACAACACTTTGGTTCAAAGGTGGCATGTACAAACATGTGTTAGTGGGTGTGATTCATGGAATCGGTAATATAAGCCTAAGTTATAGGTTCCaccatgattttatttttatggcttCGTAAGAAAGTCGGATTTGGAGCCATACGGCTATGAATATAAATGATAGATATATGGTGATGACCAAAGCCAAATTGTGTTACGAAATACAAAGGATATGGTAGAGAAATAAAGACTAATATGTCTTGATTACATATATCCGGTGAGGCTAAGGAAGGTAGCATTATCCTCAGTATAGTCGGGACAGAAAATGACTAATACTATTATATAGCCTCGACCATTATTGTGGTATACATTTAAGGAATGAGTTTAAAGCTGtgtcataggtcatgtgatggacacccaacctatgtgaagaggtttaactccgaattaggttcaaagggtacaaagCGAAGTCACCAGATGACCGACTAGTACTACTAAAATTTACTCATTCGATTACATGggaaagtagtaccaccacaatgaaaTGAGGATGAGTTAGATACTCTTAATCAAGCCAAATCCTacgaaatgtgggggtgtgttaacgTAGTGCGCATTGGTTGACCTTAgtggatgtaggaggtgaggccgccCACCGATGAGAGTTTTAAAGGCGAACTCTTTAAACGTCCATGAGACcaagataggggacaaggccgGTTAAAAATGTCCAATTTTGTCATGAACGGGTTAAGTCACGTAAGGTCGTGGTAGGATATGGATGGTGAGCTTGCGGCTACgccaatgaggaaaggttcaagaagtcgacttcacccgtactctgTAGCGAAGTTCATCaaacctagtgtaggttcaagtccgaaagacaccgcaacgatgtgtcctactagGTCTAATATATTCACTAACTCGGTGTTTTGTTTTATCGGTATTTTGAATCGTGGggattgttggatttttaattgttttaaaattaaagattcaaaatacggTTTTGTTGGAGGGTTGAGTgctttcctaatagacacctaaatagctaataggtgcctattggaagacttgtttgagtggctaacaaacaagccttatgggaaaagacatgagttcggacatatctcttggagacatcccttagtggtgtctcttcctctcctatataaagagaggggtcttgctcattctccaacaattgcttttgaaattaattttagaagcatttttagttttttccaTGTAATCGATTAGTGTCGATGagttagtgaatatagcctttggacaccctttgtaatcacatttggaaccgcaacctatgtgattagagagttgtttcatcttgaaggtatagatgcatggtcacCCAGTTTGCgaattggggcatctaaaaaccttaaggagagcatcgtttgatgcgactcaactctaccatttattgttcGGATTACACAAGAGGACGTGTATTGTTGACTCGGTGCGATACTATTTGTCATACCAATCagataagtcttgtatttattatttatttattgtttctagtcttatacttgctgcccaTGATATTTTAATCTTACAAGAAGCCTTCCTCTCTCGAGTCTTGGACCTTGACACATCAATAGTTTcaactcccaactcccaatCTAGAATGCATCAGCAATGGCGAAACCTTTTGAAACCATGTTTGCTGTTGCATGAAATTCCTTCTAATCGATTAAATTATTTCCAACTATTTGAATGTCATTAATAAACCAAACATAAACACTTTCCTTTAATGGGGATCCATTAAATAGTAGAGCTCGAGAGAACATAACCTCCACTTCATCTGCATTTAAATATCGCACCCCCATCTATCTTTCTCTGCTTTTTTGTAAACCTGTACagctttctatttctctttctcgCTCAAAGTTGGAACTGGGTAGTGAACCTCTCCAATTCGTTCCATCTCAACCTCTTTTTAAATCAATGACAATGACGCTAATGTTATCTGAGCTCTTCCGTCCCAGCGCAAGGCGAGTAAGTAACGCAGCTGCAAGAGAGCATCTCGATTGGTTCATTTGTTCTGTCCCAGTATCTTCATCCGGAGATT is drawn from Telopea speciosissima isolate NSW1024214 ecotype Mountain lineage chromosome 1, Tspe_v1, whole genome shotgun sequence and contains these coding sequences:
- the LOC122641579 gene encoding cucumber peeling cupredoxin-like, translated to MEVPAIANLAVLALLITAAASATTQYTNHTVGGDSGWFFNSTNKSPSTDYTKWAASQTFNLGDYLIFNTNGNQTVIQTYNQTVYHNCDFKDAADGDAFQYGGGNTSANSLTVPVPLTQEGSNFYFSDAYDGVDCHKGMAFEITVEHGLGLPPSLNQPPPPPYVAPPSPDAQSPSSSTSTPTNQQENFYNGGFSFSSSPVLLILALLSAFALV